The following coding sequences are from one Lipingzhangella halophila window:
- a CDS encoding HRDC domain-containing protein, with product MANVLNSKSGEPDPGASHGQDGEDIPLLSAPRDGVPAVVSDEGHLARVTESFGRASGPVAVDAERASGYRYGQRAYLVQLRREGAGSALIDPVACPDLTGLDSALAGVEMVLHAAHQDLPCLGELDLRPDRLFDTELAARLLGYQRVGLASMVERLLGLRMAKEHSAADWSIRPLPEDWLCYAALDVEVLVDLRDKLEAELADSGKLEWAHEEFAAVLAAPPKEPRPDPWRRTSGIHKVRNQRALGVVRELWQERDRIAQERDISPGRVLPDSGIVEAATAMPSTAPELAAIKPFSTRLARRYVPVWIKAINRVRDMPGAELPQPSAPGDGPPPTNRWADRDPDAARRLDTVREVVSTIAEQVSMPTENLLQPDAVRRLAWTPPRSDGADAVAEHLRENNAREWQIALAAEALADALRAAQR from the coding sequence GTGGCGAACGTTCTGAACTCCAAGTCAGGTGAACCGGATCCGGGCGCCTCGCACGGGCAGGACGGCGAGGACATTCCGTTGCTGAGCGCTCCGCGCGACGGCGTGCCCGCGGTCGTCTCGGATGAGGGGCACCTGGCTCGCGTCACCGAGTCGTTCGGCAGGGCCTCGGGCCCAGTCGCGGTCGACGCGGAGCGGGCATCGGGGTACCGCTACGGACAGCGGGCCTACCTCGTCCAGCTCCGCCGCGAGGGTGCCGGCTCAGCGCTGATCGACCCGGTCGCCTGCCCTGACCTGACCGGTCTCGACAGCGCCCTGGCCGGGGTGGAAATGGTGCTGCATGCCGCGCACCAGGACCTCCCCTGCCTGGGCGAGCTCGACCTGCGTCCCGACCGGTTGTTCGACACCGAGCTGGCCGCCCGGTTGCTCGGCTACCAGCGCGTGGGGCTGGCCTCCATGGTCGAGCGCCTCCTTGGGCTGCGCATGGCCAAGGAGCACTCGGCGGCTGACTGGTCCATCCGGCCGCTGCCGGAGGACTGGCTCTGCTACGCGGCGCTGGATGTGGAGGTCCTGGTCGACCTGCGCGACAAACTCGAAGCCGAGTTGGCGGACTCCGGGAAGCTGGAATGGGCACACGAGGAGTTCGCCGCGGTCCTGGCCGCCCCGCCCAAGGAGCCGCGCCCCGATCCGTGGCGGCGCACGTCGGGGATCCACAAGGTGCGCAACCAGCGTGCCCTGGGTGTGGTCCGAGAGCTGTGGCAGGAGCGCGACCGGATCGCCCAGGAGCGCGACATCTCGCCGGGCCGGGTGCTACCCGACTCCGGGATCGTCGAGGCGGCCACGGCGATGCCGAGCACGGCACCCGAGCTCGCGGCCATCAAGCCGTTCAGCACGCGGCTCGCCCGGCGCTACGTGCCAGTGTGGATCAAGGCGATCAATCGGGTGCGCGACATGCCCGGCGCTGAGCTTCCGCAGCCCAGCGCTCCGGGCGACGGCCCACCGCCCACCAACCGCTGGGCCGACCGCGACCCCGATGCCGCGCGGCGCCTGGACACTGTGCGCGAGGTGGTGTCCACAATCGCCGAACAGGTCAGCATGCCCACCGAGAACCTGCTGCAGCCCGACGCCGTGCGCCGGCTCGCGTGGACGCCCCCGCGGTCGGACGGCGCCGACGCGGTCGCCGAGCACCTGCGCGAGAACAACGCCCGGGAGTGGCAGATCGCCCTGGCCGCGGAGGCCCTCGCTGACGCGCTGCGTGCGGCGCAGCGGTAA
- a CDS encoding DUF3000 domain-containing protein yields the protein MPPLGRVDDAPPAFRRAVESLHVPAVRPEVVIEEIPAPQRLAPYAVAMSASVRVGDDDVALGRLIVLYDPDDTRDWPGPFRVVAYASADLETEIASDPLLGQVAWSWLVEALTSLGAEHHTLSGTVTRATSEGFAAKADEPTTTELELRASWSPSTDDLSAHMRAWLALLSSAAGLPPVDVTDIAQHRQRTAD from the coding sequence ATGCCCCCTCTCGGTAGGGTCGATGACGCGCCTCCCGCGTTCCGGCGAGCGGTCGAGAGCCTGCACGTGCCCGCGGTCCGCCCCGAGGTCGTGATCGAGGAGATCCCCGCCCCGCAGCGCCTCGCGCCCTACGCCGTCGCGATGTCGGCGAGCGTCCGGGTCGGTGACGACGATGTCGCACTGGGCCGGCTGATCGTGCTCTACGATCCCGACGACACCCGGGACTGGCCGGGCCCCTTCCGCGTCGTGGCCTACGCCAGCGCTGATCTCGAAACCGAGATCGCCAGCGATCCGCTCCTTGGCCAGGTCGCCTGGAGCTGGCTGGTCGAGGCGCTCACCTCCCTCGGCGCCGAGCACCACACGCTCAGCGGCACCGTCACGCGCGCGACGTCGGAAGGCTTCGCGGCCAAGGCGGACGAGCCGACAACCACCGAACTGGAGTTACGGGCATCCTGGTCGCCGAGCACGGACGACCTCTCAGCGCACATGCGGGCGTGGCTCGCGCTGCTGAGCTCCGCCGCCGGGCTGCCGCCGGTCGATGTCACCGACATCGCGCAGCACCGGCAGCGCACTGCCGACTGA
- a CDS encoding 3-hydroxyacyl-CoA dehydrogenase NAD-binding domain-containing protein: MSNPNDAARTATPGAEEVAAQFADEVVTKALARDVALPYGAGTAVLITLDNGHDHNKPNTFGPTGLTSLGAAIDAAAARTDIAAVAVTGKPFIFAVGADLTGVPQVENREQAHTIGRLGHDVFRKLGELTVPTFAFVNGAAMGGGVEVALHCDYRTVSTGVTALALPEVFLGLVPGWGGTYLLPNLIGAEAALKLIVDNPLAQNKTINGRKAHEMGIADTIFEPADFVEESLRWAARVVNGAVAVRRAEVDKGEAWTNAVANTRFQVEGKLNGAAPAPVRALDLVDEARYRTRDEGFAAEDDALADLIMSDQLKAGLYAFDLTQKRARKPAGAPAKELARPITKVGVVGAGLMAGQLALLFARRLNVPVVLTDLDQERLDRGVEYVHGEVDMLLAKGRVSPDTATRLKGLVTGSLTKDSFADADFVIEAVFERMDIKQQVFAEVEEVVSAEAVLATNTSSLSVSEMAHGLRHPERVVGFHFFNPVAVLPLLEIVRGERTDDATLATAFATAKTLKKTAVLCADAPAFVVNRLLTLFMGEVLGAVEEGTDPEVADRAVAPLGLPMPPLMLLQLVGPAVALHVSETLSAAFPDRFHVSEPHRRLVEANKTELFGSDLQLDPEVRELFTGGDNPSTGEQILNRALEALAREIRIMLDEGVVAEPADIDLCLITGAGWPFHLGGITPYLDWTGIAQKVNGAPFHPDGPKAI; encoded by the coding sequence GTGAGTAACCCCAACGACGCCGCCCGCACCGCCACACCTGGCGCGGAAGAAGTCGCGGCGCAGTTCGCCGACGAGGTCGTCACCAAGGCGCTCGCGCGCGACGTAGCGCTTCCCTACGGGGCGGGCACCGCTGTACTGATCACCCTGGACAACGGGCACGACCACAACAAGCCGAACACCTTCGGGCCCACCGGGCTGACCAGCCTCGGTGCGGCCATCGACGCCGCGGCGGCGCGCACCGACATCGCGGCCGTGGCCGTCACCGGCAAGCCGTTCATCTTCGCGGTCGGCGCCGACCTCACCGGGGTGCCCCAGGTCGAGAACCGCGAGCAGGCGCACACGATCGGCAGGCTGGGCCACGACGTCTTCCGCAAGCTCGGCGAGCTCACCGTTCCCACGTTCGCGTTCGTCAACGGTGCCGCCATGGGCGGCGGGGTCGAGGTAGCGCTGCACTGCGACTACCGCACCGTCTCGACCGGGGTCACGGCGCTCGCGCTGCCCGAGGTGTTCCTCGGCCTGGTTCCGGGCTGGGGCGGTACCTACCTGCTGCCCAACCTCATCGGCGCTGAGGCCGCGCTCAAGCTCATCGTCGACAACCCGCTGGCGCAGAACAAGACGATCAACGGCCGCAAGGCCCACGAGATGGGGATCGCCGACACCATCTTCGAGCCGGCCGACTTCGTCGAGGAGTCGCTGCGCTGGGCTGCCAGGGTCGTCAACGGCGCGGTCGCCGTGCGGCGAGCCGAGGTGGACAAGGGCGAGGCCTGGACGAACGCGGTGGCCAACACCCGGTTCCAGGTCGAGGGCAAGCTCAACGGTGCCGCCCCGGCGCCGGTGCGCGCGCTGGACCTGGTGGACGAGGCTCGCTACCGCACCCGCGACGAGGGCTTCGCCGCCGAGGACGACGCGCTCGCCGACCTGATCATGTCGGACCAGCTCAAGGCCGGGCTGTACGCGTTCGACCTGACGCAGAAGCGCGCGCGCAAGCCCGCTGGCGCTCCCGCCAAGGAGCTGGCGCGCCCGATCACCAAGGTGGGTGTCGTGGGCGCGGGTCTCATGGCCGGTCAGCTCGCCCTGCTGTTCGCCCGGCGGCTCAACGTGCCGGTGGTGCTGACCGACCTGGACCAGGAACGCCTGGACCGGGGAGTCGAGTACGTCCACGGCGAGGTCGACATGCTGCTCGCAAAGGGCCGCGTGTCCCCCGATACCGCCACCCGGCTCAAGGGTCTGGTAACGGGATCGCTGACGAAGGACTCATTCGCCGACGCCGACTTCGTCATCGAGGCCGTCTTCGAGCGGATGGACATCAAACAGCAGGTGTTCGCCGAGGTGGAGGAAGTGGTCTCCGCCGAGGCGGTCCTGGCGACCAACACCTCGTCGCTGTCCGTCAGCGAGATGGCCCACGGCCTGCGCCACCCCGAGCGCGTGGTCGGTTTCCACTTCTTCAACCCCGTTGCCGTGCTCCCGCTGCTGGAGATCGTGCGCGGCGAGCGGACCGACGACGCCACCCTTGCCACGGCGTTCGCCACCGCCAAGACACTGAAGAAGACGGCGGTGCTGTGCGCCGACGCGCCGGCCTTCGTGGTCAACCGGCTGCTCACGCTCTTCATGGGCGAGGTGCTGGGCGCGGTCGAGGAGGGCACGGATCCCGAGGTCGCCGACCGCGCCGTCGCCCCGCTTGGCCTGCCGATGCCGCCACTGATGCTGCTGCAGCTCGTCGGCCCGGCGGTCGCGCTGCACGTCTCGGAGACGCTCAGCGCGGCGTTCCCGGACCGCTTCCACGTCTCGGAGCCGCACCGCCGGCTTGTCGAGGCCAACAAGACGGAGCTCTTCGGCTCGGACCTGCAGCTCGATCCCGAGGTCCGGGAGCTGTTCACCGGCGGCGACAACCCGTCGACCGGTGAGCAGATCCTGAACCGCGCCCTGGAGGCACTGGCCCGCGAGATCAGGATCATGCTCGACGAGGGTGTGGTGGCCGAGCCCGCCGACATCGACCTGTGCCTGATCACCGGTGCCGGTTGGCCGTTCCATCTCGGCGGGATCACCCCGTACCTCGACTGGACGGGTATCGCGCAGAAGGTCAACGGGGCCCCCTTCCACCCCGACGGCCCGAAGGCGATCTGA
- a CDS encoding tetratricopeptide repeat protein, with product MSVWQALLRWTGLTNPEDTNAADADQTNDAGTPAMRAAALERTLQQAVDAYGSADPRSITARNNLAGKYAQIGRRAAATSQFEQALTDAVVTFGDDHEQTDVIRENLAWTYEDAGRFDDAASQWESLLSNREQSLGSTAGDTVTARARLAQCYRRSGRPDAAIARFEQALEDSSSAEERDGLRLGLSMALTAAGRHNDAIHQLRIALAHRQRRLGSRHHDTLMVHHRLGRAYTQAGRANEAVDTLRLAYRHGLAVAGDPDIRVLTMRMRRDLAGALSAAGRHRDAAALF from the coding sequence ATGTCGGTGTGGCAGGCACTGCTGCGCTGGACGGGGCTCACGAACCCCGAAGACACCAACGCAGCAGATGCCGACCAGACCAACGATGCCGGGACACCAGCCATGCGTGCGGCGGCCCTGGAGCGAACCCTGCAGCAGGCCGTCGACGCCTACGGCTCGGCCGACCCGCGCAGCATCACGGCGCGCAACAACCTCGCCGGCAAGTACGCCCAGATCGGGCGGCGCGCCGCGGCCACATCCCAGTTCGAACAGGCCCTGACCGACGCGGTGGTGACGTTCGGTGACGACCACGAGCAGACGGATGTCATCCGGGAGAACCTCGCCTGGACCTACGAGGACGCCGGCCGGTTCGACGACGCCGCCAGCCAGTGGGAGAGCCTGCTCAGCAACCGGGAGCAGAGCCTGGGAAGCACGGCCGGCGACACGGTGACCGCGCGCGCCCGGCTGGCGCAGTGCTATCGCAGGAGCGGCCGCCCCGATGCCGCGATCGCCCGCTTCGAGCAGGCCCTGGAGGATTCCTCCTCCGCCGAGGAGCGCGACGGCCTGCGCCTCGGGCTGAGCATGGCACTCACCGCGGCCGGTCGGCACAACGACGCCATCCACCAGTTGCGGATCGCGCTCGCGCACCGCCAGCGCCGCCTGGGAAGCCGGCATCACGACACCCTGATGGTCCACCACCGGCTCGGACGCGCCTACACCCAGGCGGGGCGCGCGAACGAGGCCGTCGACACGCTGCGGCTGGCCTACCGCCACGGGCTGGCCGTTGCCGGCGACCCCGACATCCGGGTGCTCACCATGCGGATGCGCCGCGACCTCGCCGGAGCGCTGAGCGCCGCCGGGCGGCACCGCGACGCCGCCGCACTCTTCTAG
- a CDS encoding thiolase family protein — protein sequence MPRTARDVVFVDGARTPFGKAGKGLYAETRADDLVVRVIRELLRRNPGLPPERVDEVAIAATTQIGDQGLTIGRSAALLAGLPRSVPGYAIDRMCAGAMTAVTTTGAGISFGAYDIAIAGGVEHMGRHPMGEGVDPNPRFLSEKLVDPSALVMGNTAENLHDRFPTITKERADAFAVRSQEKVAKASADGKIQQDLVETLVRSAEEGYGLATSDEPPRPGTTMESLAGLKTPFRAHGNVTPGNAAGLNDGATGALIMAEEVAGELGLDSRMRLVDFSFAGVEPEFMGVGPVPATERLLSRQGLTMDDIGLIEINEAFAVQVLAFLEHFGIADDDARVNPWGGAIAIGHPLASSGVRLMTQLSRHFAERPDVRYGMTTMCVGMGMGGTVLWERV from the coding sequence GTGCCGCGAACTGCCCGCGATGTCGTGTTTGTCGACGGGGCACGGACCCCGTTCGGCAAGGCCGGCAAGGGCCTGTACGCCGAGACGCGCGCCGACGACCTTGTGGTCCGCGTCATCCGTGAACTGCTGCGCCGCAACCCCGGCCTGCCACCGGAGCGTGTCGACGAGGTCGCGATCGCCGCCACCACCCAGATCGGCGACCAGGGGTTGACGATCGGGCGTAGCGCCGCCCTGCTGGCCGGCCTGCCGCGCAGCGTGCCCGGCTACGCGATCGACCGCATGTGCGCGGGCGCGATGACCGCCGTGACCACCACCGGCGCTGGCATCTCGTTCGGTGCCTACGACATCGCCATCGCCGGCGGTGTGGAGCACATGGGCCGCCACCCGATGGGCGAGGGTGTCGACCCCAACCCGCGCTTCCTCTCCGAGAAGCTGGTCGACCCCTCCGCTCTGGTCATGGGCAACACCGCGGAGAACCTGCACGACCGCTTCCCCACGATCACCAAGGAGCGCGCCGACGCGTTCGCGGTGCGCAGCCAGGAGAAGGTGGCCAAGGCCAGCGCCGACGGCAAGATCCAGCAGGACCTGGTCGAGACGCTGGTGCGCTCCGCCGAGGAGGGGTACGGCCTGGCCACCTCCGACGAACCGCCACGCCCCGGGACCACGATGGAGTCGCTGGCCGGACTGAAGACTCCGTTCCGCGCGCACGGCAACGTCACCCCGGGCAACGCCGCAGGGCTGAACGACGGCGCCACCGGCGCCCTGATCATGGCCGAGGAGGTCGCCGGGGAGCTCGGCCTGGATTCCCGGATGCGGCTGGTGGACTTCTCCTTCGCCGGCGTGGAGCCGGAGTTCATGGGGGTCGGGCCGGTGCCCGCTACGGAGCGGCTGCTCAGCCGCCAGGGCCTCACCATGGACGACATCGGACTCATCGAGATCAACGAGGCGTTCGCGGTACAGGTACTGGCCTTCCTGGAGCACTTCGGGATCGCCGACGACGACGCCCGGGTCAACCCGTGGGGCGGCGCCATCGCCATAGGCCACCCCCTGGCCTCCTCCGGGGTCCGGTTGATGACGCAGCTCTCCCGGCACTTCGCGGAGCGGCCCGATGTCCGCTACGGCATGACGACCATGTGTGTGGGCATGGGCATGGGCGGCACGGTCCTCTGGGAGCGGGTGTGA
- a CDS encoding STM3941 family protein, with protein MNDAGEAFTVTRKFRVTWRGVWLFAACLVFSVAGVALIVRGGAAVDTVLGVLAVLLFGGGGLLAASPMLSRRPVLVLDPAGVRVVAPWPRPVSDDLVVPWADIARIRAATQVVPHRGDTMLLHYLVFVPRDATDRALRPPVPWELSYAVRARPTWDRTIEEIVAEARRHRPDLVFEDRRLTRARPG; from the coding sequence ATGAACGATGCCGGCGAGGCGTTCACCGTCACCCGCAAGTTCCGGGTGACGTGGCGTGGGGTCTGGCTGTTCGCGGCGTGCCTGGTCTTCTCGGTGGCCGGGGTGGCCCTGATCGTGCGCGGCGGGGCCGCCGTCGACACCGTGCTCGGGGTTCTGGCGGTACTGCTGTTCGGCGGCGGCGGGCTGCTCGCCGCCTCCCCTATGCTCTCCCGGCGACCCGTGCTGGTTCTGGACCCCGCCGGAGTACGGGTGGTCGCACCCTGGCCCCGGCCCGTGTCCGACGACCTCGTCGTGCCGTGGGCGGATATCGCGCGGATCCGGGCCGCGACGCAAGTGGTTCCGCACCGCGGCGACACCATGCTGCTGCACTATCTGGTGTTCGTGCCGCGCGACGCGACCGACCGCGCCCTTCGCCCTCCGGTCCCATGGGAGCTCAGCTACGCCGTCCGGGCCCGTCCGACCTGGGACCGCACCATCGAGGAGATCGTCGCCGAGGCCCGCCGGCACCGCCCCGACCTGGTCTTCGAGGACCGCAGGCTGACGCGCGCGCGTCCCGGGTAG
- the hemE gene encoding uroporphyrinogen decarboxylase, producing the protein MWFMRQAGRSLPEYRRVRADVPMLEACARPDMIVEITMQPVRRYDVDAAIYFSDIVVPLKAIGLDLDIKSGVGPVVADPIRDAGGIARLRELEPGDVGYVTEAVGGLVEELKGRPLVGFAGGPFTLASYLIEGGPSKNHEHTKALMYGEPKLWDDLMRRLSAITLEFLKVQIAAGASAVQLFDSWVGALSAEDYRASVLPHTSWIFERLAEFDAPRIHFGVGTGELLGLLSEAGADVVGVDWRVPLDSAAQRVQPGTALQGNLDPAALFAPWDVVAERTRDVLNRGRAAEGHIFNLGHGVLPTTDPDTLARLTELVHEESER; encoded by the coding sequence GTGTGGTTCATGCGCCAGGCCGGGCGCTCACTGCCCGAGTACCGACGTGTCCGCGCCGACGTCCCGATGCTGGAGGCGTGCGCGCGCCCCGACATGATCGTCGAGATCACGATGCAGCCGGTACGCCGTTATGACGTCGACGCCGCGATCTACTTCAGCGACATCGTCGTCCCGCTGAAAGCCATCGGACTCGACCTGGACATCAAGTCCGGCGTCGGACCCGTGGTGGCCGACCCGATCCGCGACGCCGGCGGCATCGCGCGGCTGCGCGAGCTCGAACCCGGCGACGTCGGCTACGTGACCGAGGCGGTTGGCGGGCTCGTCGAGGAGCTCAAGGGCCGCCCACTCGTCGGCTTCGCGGGCGGGCCCTTCACACTGGCCTCCTACCTGATCGAGGGCGGCCCGTCGAAGAACCACGAGCACACCAAGGCTCTGATGTACGGCGAGCCCAAGCTCTGGGACGACCTGATGCGCCGGCTGTCAGCGATCACCCTGGAGTTCCTCAAGGTCCAGATCGCGGCCGGGGCGAGCGCGGTACAGCTCTTCGACTCCTGGGTCGGCGCCCTGAGCGCTGAGGATTACCGTGCCTCCGTGCTCCCGCACACTTCCTGGATCTTCGAGCGCCTGGCTGAGTTCGACGCGCCGCGCATCCATTTCGGCGTGGGCACCGGCGAGCTGCTCGGCCTGCTCAGCGAGGCGGGCGCCGACGTCGTCGGGGTCGACTGGCGGGTGCCGCTCGACAGCGCCGCCCAGCGCGTGCAGCCGGGCACGGCGCTGCAGGGCAACCTGGACCCCGCTGCGCTCTTCGCGCCGTGGGACGTCGTCGCCGAGCGCACCCGGGATGTCCTCAACCGGGGCCGCGCCGCCGAAGGCCACATCTTCAACCTCGGTCACGGGGTGCTGCCCACGACCGACCCCGACACGCTGGCGCGCCTCACCGAACTGGTGCACGAGGAGTCCGAGCGGTGA